The Arcobacter sp. F155 genome includes a region encoding these proteins:
- a CDS encoding diguanylate cyclase produces MYFLYKFKTKQIFFTVITLEAIAIFLLMNTIFKTLSSQAKEQALNDMNTMISHVAYQVDSELQRIQNSTKIIADSYMRNYYLNKQNKNLDINEWKNKMIENNHVFSFYHDGINNPKTPHFQNMLTSFVDKKTPFNKEVLYSLEAGKNIKELMSGIYENYKYSFVYITTANNIVHIYPSVSLEYESAPANATTKHWYKAADFKNKTYGWEEPYKDLGGMGQMVTVSYPFYDNEDILKGVVSHDITIQQILSRFMKNIELYENSTIILVSKTGKAISTNNQKYNDEIELENEDSYRGVLYYLSDEKFNKLKNKNNELTNSKYIELNDLSTNALNKLKQQNKYSFEYTKKLNDSEEILQVASTRIPTTDWIIIHAVPNTQILGKLSEINTKMQFSIAILLAILYFIVGLIYYFRFFLPISTISNLSDKVGKGELNHKLPTRYDGEIGQLFSNFSKMIENIKRAKKLLEKYNENLEKEVKKRTKEIDEKNRLLEDLAIKDNLTKLYNRNKLDEVLIIESNRANRYNHSFGVILVDIDNFKSVNDVYGHQMGDKVLQEFANILQSNSRKTDTVGRWGGEEFLIICSETEFDGILTQAEKLKEKVENFDFSVKEQKTASFGVSLYNKNESVKDMIKRADDALYEAKVAGKNRVKYK; encoded by the coding sequence ATGTATTTTTTGTACAAATTTAAAACAAAACAAATATTCTTTACAGTGATTACATTAGAAGCAATCGCTATTTTCTTATTGATGAATACTATCTTTAAAACACTTTCATCACAAGCAAAAGAACAAGCATTAAATGATATGAATACTATGATTAGTCATGTTGCATATCAAGTTGATTCAGAATTACAAAGAATACAGAACTCCACAAAAATCATAGCTGATAGCTATATGAGAAACTACTATTTAAATAAACAAAACAAAAACTTAGATATCAATGAGTGGAAAAATAAAATGATTGAAAACAATCATGTTTTTAGTTTCTATCATGATGGAATAAACAATCCTAAAACTCCTCACTTTCAAAATATGTTAACAAGTTTTGTGGACAAAAAAACACCCTTTAACAAAGAAGTTTTATATAGTTTAGAAGCAGGTAAAAATATAAAAGAGCTAATGAGTGGTATCTATGAAAACTATAAATACTCTTTTGTCTATATTACTACAGCTAATAACATAGTTCATATTTATCCAAGTGTTAGTTTGGAGTATGAGTCTGCACCTGCAAATGCTACAACTAAACACTGGTATAAGGCAGCTGATTTTAAAAATAAAACTTATGGTTGGGAAGAACCATATAAAGACTTAGGTGGTATGGGACAAATGGTTACTGTATCCTATCCTTTTTATGACAATGAAGATATCCTAAAAGGTGTAGTTTCACACGATATAACGATACAACAAATACTTAGTAGATTTATGAAAAACATTGAGTTATACGAAAACTCAACTATTATTCTTGTTTCAAAAACAGGAAAAGCTATATCTACAAACAATCAAAAATATAATGATGAAATAGAATTAGAGAATGAAGACTCATATAGAGGAGTTCTTTATTATCTTTCAGATGAAAAGTTCAATAAACTAAAAAATAAAAATAATGAACTTACAAACTCTAAATATATAGAACTTAATGATTTATCAACAAATGCATTAAATAAGCTAAAACAACAAAATAAATATAGTTTTGAATACACAAAAAAATTAAATGACTCAGAAGAGATACTTCAAGTAGCTTCAACAAGAATTCCAACTACTGATTGGATTATTATACATGCCGTTCCTAATACACAAATATTAGGAAAACTAAGTGAAATAAATACAAAAATGCAATTTTCAATTGCTATATTATTGGCTATTCTTTATTTTATTGTAGGACTAATATATTACTTTAGATTTTTTCTTCCTATTTCAACTATCTCAAATCTTTCTGATAAAGTTGGTAAAGGTGAATTAAATCATAAGTTACCAACAAGATATGATGGAGAAATAGGACAACTTTTCTCAAACTTTTCAAAGATGATAGAAAATATAAAAAGAGCTAAGAAATTACTTGAAAAATATAATGAAAACCTAGAAAAAGAAGTTAAAAAAAGAACAAAAGAGATTGACGAAAAAAATAGACTTCTTGAAGATTTAGCTATAAAAGACAATCTAACAAAACTTTATAATAGAAATAAATTAGATGAAGTTTTAATAATTGAATCAAATAGAGCCAATAGATATAATCACTCTTTTGGTGTAATCTTAGTTGATATTGATAACTTTAAAAGTGTAAATGATGTCTATGGTCACCAAATGGGAGATAAAGTACTACAAGAGTTTGCAAACATTCTTCAATCAAACTCTAGAAAAACAGATACTGTAGGAAGATGGGGTGGTGAAGAATTCTTAATCATTTGTAGTGAAACAGAATTTGATGGTATTTTAACTCAAGCAGAAAAACTAAAAGAAAAAGTTGAAAACTTTGATTTTAGTGTAAAGGAACAAAAAACAGCTAGTTTTGGAGTTTCATTATATAATAAAAATGAGTCTGTAAAAGATATGATTAAAAGAGCAGATGATGCACTTTATGAAGCAAAAGTAGCAGGTAAAAATAGAGTTAAATATAAGTAA
- the katG gene encoding catalase/peroxidase HPI, whose product MGGKCPITGLGGSSEVVNPAAGNRGTYNKDWWPNQLNLKILSQHSNKVNPLGEEFDYSKEFEKLDYEALKNDLTNLMTDSQEWWPADYGHYGPLFIRMAWHSAGTYRTGDGRGGASTGSQRLAPLNSWPDNGNLDKARRLLWPIKQKYGNKISWADLMILAGNVALESMGFKTFGFAGGRVDVWEPEEDIYWGNEEEWLATSDKENSRYSGDRDLENPLAAVQMGLIYVNPEGPDGEPNVLESGKDIRETFARMAMGDEETVALVAGGHTFGKCHGAGDASNVGPEPEAEGLVAQGLGWLSKFLSGKGDDTITSGIEGAWTANPTQWDNGYFDVLFGYEWNLEKSPAGAWQWTPVDPKEEHLAPAAHDSSKKVKTIMTTADMAMRMDPIYGPISKRFHENPEEFADAFARAWFKLTHRDLGPKSKYLGPEIPNEDLIWQDPVPVADYEAINEEDIQTLKNEIFDTNLSISQLVYTAWASASTYRDSDKRGGANGARIRLAPQKDWEANQGTQVVIEKLEKIQSQFNSSSSRKVSLADLIVLSGNTAVEKAAKDAGVDVTVPFNVGRTDATQEQTHIDSFSHLEPIADGFRNYQKKKYAVSQEELLIDKAQLLGLTAVEMTALVGGMRVLGANYNNSAKGVFTYRKEVLTNDFFINLLDMENIWNSIDDEEQEFECITRSSTKVKYTASRVDLVFGSNSQLRAIAEVYAQEDAKEKFVNDFVSAWVKVMEADRFDIK is encoded by the coding sequence ATGGGAGGGAAGTGTCCAATTACTGGTTTAGGTGGAAGTTCTGAAGTTGTAAATCCAGCAGCAGGAAATAGAGGAACATACAATAAAGATTGGTGGCCAAATCAACTTAACTTAAAAATTTTATCTCAACACTCAAATAAGGTAAATCCTTTAGGTGAAGAGTTTGATTATTCAAAAGAGTTTGAAAAACTTGATTACGAAGCATTAAAAAATGACTTAACAAATCTTATGACAGATTCTCAAGAGTGGTGGCCAGCTGATTATGGTCATTATGGTCCATTATTTATTAGAATGGCATGGCATAGTGCAGGTACATATAGAACAGGTGATGGAAGAGGTGGAGCTTCAACAGGAAGTCAAAGATTAGCACCTTTAAACTCTTGGCCTGATAATGGAAACCTTGATAAAGCGCGAAGATTGCTTTGGCCTATAAAACAAAAATATGGAAATAAAATTTCATGGGCTGATCTTATGATTTTAGCAGGAAATGTTGCATTAGAATCAATGGGCTTTAAAACATTTGGTTTTGCAGGTGGAAGAGTAGATGTTTGGGAACCTGAAGAAGATATTTATTGGGGAAATGAAGAAGAGTGGTTAGCAACAAGTGATAAAGAAAACAGTAGATATTCAGGTGATAGAGATTTAGAAAATCCTTTAGCTGCTGTGCAGATGGGATTAATTTATGTAAACCCAGAAGGACCTGATGGGGAACCAAATGTTTTAGAATCAGGAAAAGATATTAGAGAAACTTTTGCAAGAATGGCAATGGGCGATGAAGAGACTGTAGCACTTGTTGCTGGGGGACATACCTTTGGTAAATGTCATGGAGCAGGGGATGCTTCAAATGTAGGACCAGAACCAGAAGCAGAAGGTTTAGTTGCTCAAGGTCTTGGGTGGTTAAGTAAATTCTTAAGTGGTAAGGGTGATGATACTATAACAAGTGGTATTGAAGGAGCATGGACAGCAAATCCTACTCAATGGGATAATGGTTATTTTGATGTATTATTTGGATATGAGTGGAACTTAGAAAAGTCTCCTGCAGGAGCTTGGCAATGGACTCCTGTAGATCCAAAAGAAGAACATTTAGCACCAGCCGCACATGATTCTAGTAAAAAAGTTAAAACAATTATGACAACTGCAGATATGGCTATGAGAATGGATCCAATTTATGGACCTATTTCAAAAAGATTCCATGAAAATCCAGAAGAGTTTGCCGATGCATTTGCAAGAGCTTGGTTTAAATTAACACATAGAGACTTAGGCCCTAAATCTAAATATTTAGGACCAGAAATACCAAATGAAGATTTAATTTGGCAAGACCCTGTTCCTGTTGCAGATTATGAAGCAATAAATGAAGAAGATATTCAAACTTTAAAAAATGAGATATTTGATACAAATCTTTCTATCTCACAATTAGTATATACAGCTTGGGCATCGGCTTCAACATATAGAGACTCTGATAAAAGAGGTGGTGCAAATGGTGCAAGAATAAGACTTGCTCCTCAAAAAGATTGGGAAGCTAATCAAGGAACACAAGTAGTAATTGAAAAACTTGAAAAGATACAATCTCAATTTAATAGCTCATCTTCAAGAAAAGTTTCACTTGCTGATTTAATAGTTCTATCAGGTAATACAGCAGTTGAAAAAGCAGCAAAAGATGCAGGAGTTGATGTAACTGTACCTTTTAATGTTGGAAGAACAGATGCAACGCAAGAGCAAACTCATATTGACTCATTTTCTCATCTTGAGCCAATTGCTGATGGTTTTAGAAACTATCAAAAAAAGAAATATGCAGTTAGCCAAGAAGAGTTACTTATAGATAAAGCTCAACTTTTAGGATTAACAGCTGTTGAAATGACAGCTTTAGTTGGTGGAATGAGAGTTTTAGGTGCCAACTATAATAACTCAGCAAAAGGTGTATTTACATATAGAAAAGAAGTTTTAACAAATGATTTCTTCATAAACCTTTTAGATATGGAAAATATTTGGAATAGCATAGATGATGAAGAACAAGAGTTTGAGTGTATAACAAGAAGTTCTACAAAAGTAAAATATACTGCAAGTAGAGTTGATTTAGTATTTGGTTCAAATTCTCAGTTAAGAGCTATTGCTGAAGTTTATGCACAAGAGGATGCAAAAGAGAAGTTTGTAAATGACTTTGTATCAGCTTGGGTAAAAGTTATGGAAGCAGATAGATTTGATATAAAATAA
- a CDS encoding GGDEF domain-containing protein, which translates to MNTKSIFFNRFFLIFLSIFVSISLFLLLSGITKFEQKFENKVLEVVTADIIGIIKNTANSITDNLNGSENYVETIKKSEMTQINLENKLSVLLTENIKYAYLLYKDKNNVFRFLADGAPAEQKAFLNQKFDVESEKWFDIYKTKKPILLKQPLLHQLSITYLEPILKGDKVELILVIDFSIEKTKDVNEVITLVKDIIISINIVVVIFILILLIQTIKYYMVKKTAYVDKLTNVYNRNYLQENEDDINLEDYILVAIDIDYFKKVNDTFGHDAGDLVLKEVAKTMLASTRSKEDIVIRYGGEEFIILAKKQQSDDIKSLSVIKRIHKNIQRKKFRSAKGETINVTVSIGVNLHPHESRNFKEAFKLADTALYKAKDEGRNQIQIYQN; encoded by the coding sequence GTGAATACAAAGAGCATTTTCTTTAATAGATTCTTTTTAATTTTTCTTTCAATTTTTGTTTCTATTTCTCTTTTTCTTCTATTATCTGGAATAACAAAATTTGAGCAAAAATTTGAAAATAAAGTTTTAGAAGTAGTAACTGCTGATATTATTGGTATTATTAAAAATACTGCAAACTCAATTACAGATAATCTTAACGGAAGTGAAAATTATGTTGAAACAATAAAAAAATCAGAAATGACTCAAATAAATTTAGAAAATAAACTATCTGTTCTTTTAACTGAAAATATTAAATATGCATACTTACTTTATAAAGATAAAAACAATGTGTTTAGGTTTTTAGCTGATGGAGCACCAGCTGAGCAAAAAGCATTTTTAAATCAAAAGTTTGATGTAGAGAGTGAAAAGTGGTTTGATATTTACAAAACAAAAAAACCAATTTTATTAAAACAACCCTTGCTTCATCAACTTTCAATTACTTACTTAGAACCAATTTTAAAAGGTGACAAAGTTGAACTTATCCTTGTGATTGATTTTTCCATTGAAAAGACAAAAGATGTAAATGAGGTAATTACTTTAGTAAAAGATATTATTATCTCTATTAATATAGTAGTTGTAATATTTATCTTAATACTTCTTATTCAAACTATTAAATACTATATGGTTAAGAAAACTGCTTATGTTGATAAGCTTACAAATGTATATAATAGAAACTATCTTCAAGAAAATGAAGATGATATAAATCTTGAAGATTATATTTTAGTAGCAATTGATATTGACTACTTTAAAAAAGTAAATGACACTTTTGGGCATGATGCAGGGGATTTAGTATTAAAAGAAGTTGCAAAAACAATGCTTGCTTCAACACGTTCTAAAGAAGATATTGTAATTAGATATGGTGGAGAAGAGTTTATTATCTTAGCTAAAAAGCAACAAAGTGATGATATTAAAAGTCTTAGTGTAATAAAAAGAATTCATAAAAATATCCAAAGAAAAAAGTTTAGAAGTGCAAAGGGTGAAACAATTAATGTAACCGTATCTATAGGAGTTAATCTTCATCCCCATGAATCAAGAAACTTCAAAGAAGCATTTAAACTAGCTGATACAGCTTTATACAAAGCAAAAGACGAAGGTCGAAATCAAATCCAAATCTATCAAAACTAA
- a CDS encoding TonB-dependent siderophore receptor, translated as MKVFLFIIFFTVTVFSQELDNLLKEYESSSKNSLETLNEKMGYVLVYTKEELELMQYNNLADVLKEIPSSNSNINRFGLNTISLSGSKTDVTGFFRLYINDHEVSSIYNQSPSLTWLQMPVSMIDHIEVYYGEGSFTLGNETGIQFIRVYTKSAKKENGNEIKTIHSNKNSNSQSFTHSSILENGWGYLLHFTNNNNNSYKEINFQQVENNLDSQYFFLNLNSHRTNIDIGYSKIKKDIFTGYSSDFVPNDGKLNSDNFFIHASSSFLRDNSLKATLSYDINNFEYEEENDQGLFIVPTIDLPNLMGTMPKSFSEDIKLEKINASLSKDFTLGKHEIFTAISLKDKKYKVKNRKRVNFANVESNLGQYNDYDEEKIYSFMIQDDYELFDNFHLIGNYKIDKYHRAGQDLDDETQSLYRVGAIYLPTDYLGFKSFYTKSYIPPTFYNIDFKDKKLSTINTQKYKYHNIEGVLSLGNSKLNIDYYKVKIDDFAYLTPIGFINIQDQVKTSGIIFDYEYKFDKNNKVKLNFYTSNLNRNYTNSNRGGYLKYMGKYQNIDYFASLIYKNSYEYLDVEVDDSYNLNLGFTYYHTRNLSFSLKGENLLSEPTASLFNNGIGGNNISLDDYERKVLFSIRWLF; from the coding sequence ATGAAAGTTTTTTTATTTATTATTTTTTTTACTGTTACAGTTTTTTCTCAAGAGCTAGATAATCTGTTAAAAGAGTATGAAAGTTCATCGAAAAATTCACTTGAAACACTAAATGAAAAAATGGGATATGTTCTTGTTTATACAAAAGAAGAACTTGAACTTATGCAATATAATAACTTAGCTGATGTTTTAAAAGAGATTCCATCAAGTAATTCAAATATAAATAGGTTTGGTCTAAATACTATCTCTCTTTCTGGAAGTAAAACAGATGTAACAGGGTTCTTTAGATTATATATTAATGACCATGAAGTAAGTTCAATATATAATCAATCTCCTTCTTTAACTTGGCTTCAAATGCCTGTGTCTATGATTGATCATATTGAGGTTTATTATGGTGAAGGTTCTTTTACTTTAGGTAATGAGACAGGAATACAGTTTATTAGAGTTTATACAAAAAGTGCAAAAAAAGAGAATGGAAATGAAATTAAAACAATTCATTCAAATAAAAACTCAAACTCTCAAAGTTTTACTCACTCTTCGATTTTAGAAAATGGGTGGGGATATCTATTACATTTTACAAATAACAATAATAATTCATATAAAGAAATTAATTTCCAACAAGTAGAGAATAATTTAGATTCTCAATACTTTTTCTTAAATTTAAACTCTCATAGAACAAATATTGATATTGGGTATTCAAAGATAAAAAAAGATATTTTCACTGGATACTCTTCTGATTTTGTCCCAAATGATGGAAAACTAAACTCAGACAACTTTTTTATTCATGCTAGTAGTTCTTTTTTAAGAGATAACTCTTTAAAAGCAACACTTTCTTATGATATAAATAACTTTGAGTATGAAGAAGAAAATGACCAAGGTTTATTTATTGTCCCTACAATTGATTTACCAAACTTAATGGGAACAATGCCAAAGTCTTTTAGTGAAGATATAAAATTAGAAAAAATAAACGCTTCATTATCAAAAGATTTTACTTTGGGTAAACATGAAATATTTACTGCAATAAGTTTAAAAGATAAAAAATATAAAGTTAAAAACAGAAAAAGAGTTAACTTTGCTAATGTAGAATCTAATCTTGGACAATATAATGACTATGATGAAGAAAAAATATACTCTTTTATGATTCAAGATGATTATGAACTTTTTGATAATTTTCATTTAATAGGAAATTATAAAATTGATAAATACCACAGAGCAGGACAAGACTTAGATGATGAAACACAAAGTCTATACAGAGTAGGTGCTATTTATCTTCCAACTGATTATTTAGGTTTTAAATCCTTTTATACAAAAAGTTATATTCCTCCAACTTTTTATAATATAGATTTCAAAGATAAAAAACTTTCTACAATAAACACTCAAAAATATAAATATCATAATATTGAAGGGGTTTTAAGTTTAGGTAACTCAAAATTGAATATTGATTACTATAAAGTAAAGATAGATGATTTTGCATATCTTACTCCTATTGGATTTATTAATATTCAAGACCAAGTAAAAACAAGTGGAATAATCTTTGACTATGAATATAAATTCGATAAGAACAATAAAGTAAAATTAAATTTTTACACAAGCAATTTAAATAGAAACTATACAAACTCAAATAGAGGTGGGTATTTGAAATATATGGGTAAATATCAAAATATTGATTATTTTGCCTCATTGATATATAAAAACTCATATGAATATTTAGATGTAGAAGTTGATGATAGTTATAACCTAAATCTAGGATTTACTTACTATCATACAAGAAACTTAAGCTTTAGTTTAAAGGGTGAAAACCTTTTAAGTGAACCAACTGCCTCTTTATTTAATAATGGAATAGGTGGAAACAATATCTCTTTAGACGACTATGAGAGAAAAGTATTATTTTCTATAAGGTGGCTGTTTTGA